The genomic stretch TGATTTAATAAAAAAATCCTGGTGCGCAGGATTTTATTCGTCCGCAGTCTCTTTTTCCTCTTTGCTTGTCTTTTCTTCTAAAGCAGCGGCCGCGTCGCGTTCCTTGCCGATTTCTGATAATTCTTCGGTTTGTGGACGGGCAATTTTAATCTTTAATTTTTTGACAATGTCTTCCCATGCCGTTTCATCTTCGCGGAACAAGTAGTTAAGCAAACTACGCCGTTCCCCGACCTT from Candidatus Buchananbacteria bacterium CG10_big_fil_rev_8_21_14_0_10_42_9 encodes the following:
- a CDS encoding 30S ribosomal protein S15; amino-acid sequence: MLTKDQKEKIIKKYRTHTTDTGSPQVQIAILTAEIDYLTKHLKQHKKDFSSRRGLIRKVGERRSLLNYLFREDETAWEDIVKKLKIKIARPQTEELSEIGKERDAAAALEEKTSKEEKETADE